The proteins below are encoded in one region of Winogradskyella helgolandensis:
- a CDS encoding ABC transporter permease, whose protein sequence is MRLLNLFKIATKAIILNKTRTLLTMLGIIIGVASVIAMLAIGEGSKESIRTTISAMGSNMITIRPGADDRGPARGSGGNVQTLTLQNYEVIKEQADLLSYITPVVNGSGQVINGSNNWPSTIYGVNPDYLKIKVVDLQSGSMFTNAEVQSASKVVVVGQTVVDNVFTEGQDPVGQMIRFNNIPFKVIGVLEEKGENTFGQDQDDVVIAPYTTVQKRILAIDYLNQVMASAISEDDAPEAVEQVTSILRAEHKLMDSEDDDFTVRSMEELISTFSSTSEMLTILLVAVASISLLIGGIGIMNIMYVSVKERTKEIGLRMAVGGKGSDILMQFLIEAILISITGGVLGVVLGLGATVFIEEFLNWPTSVALYSIVISFAVCAVTGIFFGWYPARKASALDPITALRYE, encoded by the coding sequence ATGAGACTATTAAATTTATTTAAAATCGCAACAAAAGCTATCATTCTTAATAAGACAAGAACATTATTAACTATGTTAGGAATCATCATTGGTGTGGCATCTGTAATTGCTATGCTGGCTATAGGTGAAGGTTCAAAAGAAAGTATCAGAACCACTATTTCGGCAATGGGATCTAACATGATTACCATTAGACCTGGTGCTGATGATAGAGGTCCAGCTAGAGGAAGTGGAGGAAATGTTCAAACATTAACACTTCAAAATTACGAAGTGATTAAAGAACAAGCAGATTTACTAAGTTATATAACTCCTGTTGTCAATGGAAGTGGGCAAGTTATTAACGGTTCTAACAACTGGCCAAGTACTATTTATGGTGTAAATCCTGATTATTTAAAGATTAAAGTCGTGGATTTACAAAGCGGCAGTATGTTTACTAATGCTGAAGTACAATCGGCTTCAAAAGTTGTCGTTGTCGGGCAAACCGTTGTCGATAATGTGTTTACCGAAGGGCAAGATCCTGTAGGGCAAATGATTCGTTTTAATAATATTCCTTTTAAGGTGATTGGTGTTTTAGAGGAAAAGGGTGAAAACACCTTTGGACAAGATCAAGATGATGTGGTCATTGCTCCATATACTACAGTTCAAAAACGAATTTTAGCTATTGATTATTTAAATCAAGTAATGGCCTCTGCAATTAGTGAAGATGATGCACCAGAAGCTGTAGAGCAAGTCACTTCCATTTTACGTGCAGAACATAAATTAATGGACAGTGAAGATGATGATTTTACAGTGCGTTCCATGGAAGAGTTAATTTCTACTTTTAGTTCTACTAGTGAAATGTTAACCATTCTTTTAGTGGCAGTTGCAAGTATATCATTATTAATTGGTGGTATTGGTATTATGAATATTATGTATGTTTCTGTTAAGGAGCGTACAAAAGAAATCGGACTGCGTATGGCTGTCGGAGGAAAAGGTTCAGACATCTTAATGCAGTTCTTAATAGAAGCCATTTTAATTAGTATTACAGGTGGTGTTTTAGGGGTTGTTTTAGGCCTCGGAGCAACAGTTTTTATTGAAGAATTTTTGAATTGGCCCACCAGCGTAGCACTGTATTCTATTGTGATATCCTTTGCAGTATGTGCAGTCACGGGAATCTTTTTTGGATGGTACCCTGCAAGAAAGGCTTCGGCATTAGATCCTATAACAGCATTGCGTTACGAATAA
- a CDS encoding Lcl C-terminal domain-containing protein — MKTLINRTMLKAAFLLFLLISMASCNDKKTNSTNVAVTERNYTQIATGQVVAYGEDGEILNDLKPGDSLYGQDANYLKGHEMSFQKNEDGTISDLNSGLMWQEVPATEGFDWQGAKDYVENLELGGYDDWRMPTLKELFSISDFSEGWPYLDTAYFSLVNNEHVDKSEQYWADNPYVGHTEEGGYIAAFGVNHATGHIKAYPGEEPEDRGDRKGPPPRIQNPQGQQGEQKDDNRPPPPGNGERPTGNPMLKHVRAVRGAVYGTNDFEDNGNETITDKATGLMWSKNDSQKGLDWKAALIYAEGSELAGYSDWRLPNIKELQGIVDYDFAPGAKDTSKDGPAIDPIFKTSEITNENNEIDYPYFWSSTSARFQKEKPYYYAWYVAFGRAVNNEGLDFHGAGAVRFDTKHENGPASEGGERYYNYVRLVRNIE; from the coding sequence ATGAAAACTCTTATCAATAGAACGATGTTAAAAGCTGCATTTTTGCTATTTCTTTTGATTTCAATGGCATCATGCAATGACAAAAAAACGAATTCCACTAATGTTGCAGTTACAGAACGTAACTATACGCAAATAGCTACAGGACAAGTTGTAGCCTATGGAGAAGATGGTGAGATTTTAAATGATTTAAAACCTGGAGATTCTCTCTACGGACAAGATGCTAATTATTTAAAAGGGCATGAAATGTCTTTTCAAAAAAATGAAGACGGAACAATTTCAGATTTAAATTCAGGATTAATGTGGCAAGAAGTGCCTGCCACAGAAGGATTTGATTGGCAAGGAGCAAAAGATTATGTCGAAAATTTAGAATTAGGAGGCTATGATGATTGGAGAATGCCAACCTTAAAAGAATTATTTTCTATTAGCGATTTTAGCGAAGGTTGGCCGTACTTAGATACCGCTTATTTTTCGTTAGTTAATAATGAACATGTCGATAAGAGCGAACAATATTGGGCAGATAATCCATACGTTGGTCATACTGAAGAAGGTGGGTATATAGCTGCTTTTGGAGTCAATCATGCCACAGGGCATATTAAAGCTTATCCTGGAGAGGAGCCTGAAGATAGAGGAGACCGTAAAGGTCCACCTCCAAGAATTCAAAACCCACAAGGGCAACAAGGAGAGCAAAAAGATGACAATCGACCACCACCTCCAGGTAATGGAGAGCGCCCAACTGGAAATCCGATGTTAAAACATGTACGAGCTGTTCGTGGTGCTGTTTATGGAACCAATGATTTTGAAGATAATGGAAATGAAACCATCACAGACAAGGCTACAGGGTTAATGTGGTCTAAAAATGATAGTCAAAAAGGTCTCGATTGGAAAGCAGCCTTAATCTATGCCGAAGGTTCCGAATTGGCAGGCTATTCAGATTGGCGTTTACCGAATATCAAAGAATTACAGGGTATTGTGGATTATGATTTTGCACCTGGAGCAAAAGACACATCAAAAGATGGTCCTGCGATAGATCCAATATTTAAAACTTCAGAAATCACCAACGAGAATAATGAAATAGATTATCCCTATTTCTGGTCAAGTACTTCAGCCCGATTTCAAAAAGAAAAACCCTATTATTATGCGTGGTATGTGGCATTTGGACGTGCCGTAAACAATGAAGGTTTAGATTTTCATGGGGCAGGCGCAGTACGTTTTGATACCAAACACGAAAATGGACCTGCAAGTGAAGGAGGAGAACGTTATTATAATTATGTGCGCTTAGTCAGGAATATAGAGTGA
- a CDS encoding sensor histidine kinase, translating into MYKNNKITVFSHLLVWLVLFSMPYVLSYGQSQEINRIVAHFWIPIVFYAVIFYTNYFVLIDRFLFTKKMWQFVVVNIAMIAVFITLKEQIENNFFASLLKKPVNDDGNGPPFKMFLYIQMLSYMAPLLFSIAIKTTKRWIQTESERKEAAHIKLKSELQHLHYQLQPHFFFNSLNNIYAMVDISPDQAKTSIHSLSKLMRYMLYDTNEELVLLSKEIDFMTKYIDLMKLRVSGKTVVNYSFPSEETGIKIAPLLFISLIENAFKHGVSASKQSSIQINMTVNEKTVVFTIENDNLPKKTDDKSGSGIGLHNIEKRLELLYLNKSSFTTQVKENRFVAVLEIETN; encoded by the coding sequence ATGTATAAAAACAATAAAATTACGGTATTCTCACACTTATTAGTATGGCTAGTATTGTTCAGTATGCCTTACGTATTATCTTATGGGCAATCGCAAGAAATAAATAGGATTGTAGCACATTTCTGGATTCCTATAGTGTTTTATGCTGTCATTTTCTATACCAATTACTTTGTACTAATAGATCGGTTTTTATTTACTAAAAAAATGTGGCAATTTGTAGTTGTTAATATCGCAATGATAGCCGTATTTATTACTTTAAAAGAACAAATAGAAAATAATTTCTTTGCAAGCTTATTAAAGAAACCTGTTAACGATGATGGTAATGGTCCTCCGTTTAAAATGTTTCTATATATCCAAATGCTATCGTATATGGCGCCTTTACTATTTTCTATAGCTATAAAAACGACCAAGCGTTGGATACAAACGGAGAGCGAACGAAAAGAAGCGGCTCATATTAAATTGAAGTCCGAGTTGCAACATTTACATTACCAGTTACAACCACATTTCTTTTTTAATTCGTTAAATAATATTTATGCCATGGTGGATATTTCACCAGATCAAGCCAAAACATCCATTCATAGTTTAAGTAAACTGATGCGTTATATGTTGTATGACACAAACGAGGAATTGGTTCTACTTTCAAAAGAAATAGATTTCATGACAAAGTATATCGACTTAATGAAATTACGCGTCTCTGGCAAAACTGTAGTTAATTATAGTTTTCCTTCGGAAGAAACAGGTATCAAAATCGCACCTTTACTTTTCATTTCATTAATTGAAAACGCATTTAAACATGGAGTGTCAGCAAGTAAACAAAGCTCCATTCAGATAAATATGACGGTGAATGAAAAAACTGTGGTGTTTACTATTGAAAATGATAATCTTCCAAAAAAGACTGACGATAAAAGTGGTTCTGGAATAGGACTTCACAATATTGAAAAACGTTTAGAATTATTATACCTTAATAAGAGTAGTTTTACAACCCAAGTTAAAGAGAATCGTTTTGTAGCTGTTTTAGAAATTGAAACCAACTAA
- a CDS encoding YHYH protein, with product MKHIKTSVIICILLFVNINLFAHEGGHGAVLKEWKITTSNDIIQADFITYEDNNVWLRDADHTVKSYPISDFSNEDQHYIKTKSEFVRALNSHVIIETDAPSVSYFNSVLVGLGGFLLFFSVFKLIKRKKVVYLSHGVLGLGVIVMVSCKNTNTTTTSTEQVPQNKVALMQTFFDKFDGVTTHSDDNFLYVSSNGLPDHEMMVGITNWQQQVPIQQNYTGNNSWAIPLKPKLAENPLSTKTNLLKGAIAVAVNGIPIFNPLNNRGEDANAIGELDKWGGHCGRADDYHYHLPPLHLQDQVGAGNPVAYAVDGFPVYGETTDALDAYFGKMNVDGSYQYHTIKDYPYFIAGMRGEVVLDPKTEAPENQVYPQPRTQELRPALRPLRGAEIMDFKNLGTNAYALTYRLDSKEYIIKYHWDSNYNYTYEFINPDGTIIVENYKPKP from the coding sequence ATGAAGCACATCAAAACGTCGGTTATAATTTGCATTTTATTGTTTGTTAACATTAATCTTTTTGCCCATGAAGGCGGACATGGTGCAGTTTTAAAGGAATGGAAAATAACAACCAGCAATGACATAATACAAGCCGATTTTATTACATATGAAGATAACAATGTTTGGCTTAGAGATGCGGACCATACCGTTAAAAGCTATCCGATTTCAGATTTTTCTAATGAAGATCAACACTATATTAAAACTAAAAGCGAGTTCGTACGAGCGTTAAATAGTCATGTCATTATTGAAACTGATGCGCCATCAGTATCCTATTTTAATAGTGTACTTGTGGGTTTAGGAGGCTTTCTTTTGTTCTTTTCTGTTTTTAAACTGATAAAACGAAAAAAAGTAGTGTACCTATCTCATGGAGTGCTAGGCTTAGGAGTCATCGTAATGGTGTCGTGCAAAAACACTAATACGACTACAACAAGTACGGAGCAAGTACCGCAAAATAAGGTAGCTTTGATGCAAACGTTTTTCGATAAATTTGATGGAGTCACAACACATTCAGATGACAACTTTCTTTATGTGTCATCAAACGGCTTACCGGATCATGAGATGATGGTAGGTATCACAAACTGGCAACAACAAGTGCCTATTCAACAAAATTATACAGGAAATAATAGTTGGGCAATTCCTTTAAAACCAAAACTTGCAGAAAATCCATTATCTACAAAAACCAATTTACTTAAAGGCGCCATTGCTGTAGCGGTTAATGGTATTCCTATTTTTAATCCTTTAAACAATAGAGGTGAAGATGCTAATGCCATTGGTGAACTCGATAAATGGGGAGGACATTGTGGGCGTGCAGACGATTACCATTACCATTTACCACCATTACACTTACAAGATCAAGTGGGTGCAGGGAATCCGGTAGCTTATGCTGTGGATGGGTTTCCGGTATACGGAGAAACAACAGATGCCTTAGACGCATACTTTGGTAAAATGAATGTTGATGGTTCTTACCAATACCATACTATTAAAGACTATCCTTATTTTATTGCTGGTATGCGAGGCGAAGTTGTATTAGATCCTAAAACAGAAGCCCCAGAAAATCAAGTGTATCCGCAACCCAGAACACAAGAATTACGACCAGCATTACGACCTTTACGAGGTGCAGAAATTATGGATTTTAAAAACTTGGGAACCAATGCCTATGCATTAACATACCGTTTAGATTCAAAAGAATATATCATAAAATACCATTGGGATAGTAATTATAATTACACCTATGAATTTATAAACCCTGATGGCACAATAATAGTAGAAAACTATAAACCTAAACCATAA
- a CDS encoding LytR/AlgR family response regulator transcription factor — protein sequence MSNLKITCVIVDDEPMALNLVESYAEKTPFLDLKKKCSSALEAMEFIKSNPVDLLFLDIQMPDLTGIEFSKMLPKETRVIFTTAFDHYALEGFKVEAIDYLLKPFDYAEFLAAANKANTWFELVRGKRQSVLSEEKEFLFVKSEYKQLRIKLADVLYFEGLKDYIKIWLKDNPKPILTLMSLKSLEEELPETQFMRVHRSFIVSLNNIDVIERSQIIINNQRVTVSEQYKSKFLEFINNNSL from the coding sequence ATGAGCAATCTTAAAATTACATGTGTTATTGTAGACGATGAGCCTATGGCGCTCAATTTAGTAGAAAGTTATGCGGAAAAAACACCCTTTTTAGACCTAAAGAAAAAATGTAGTAGTGCGCTTGAGGCTATGGAGTTTATAAAATCAAACCCAGTAGACTTATTATTTTTAGATATTCAGATGCCAGATTTAACAGGTATAGAGTTTTCAAAAATGTTGCCCAAAGAAACACGTGTTATTTTTACAACAGCTTTTGATCATTATGCCTTAGAAGGTTTTAAGGTCGAGGCGATAGACTACTTGCTAAAACCATTTGATTATGCCGAATTCCTAGCCGCTGCGAATAAAGCCAATACGTGGTTTGAATTGGTAAGAGGAAAACGTCAAAGCGTATTATCTGAAGAAAAAGAGTTTTTGTTTGTGAAGTCTGAGTACAAGCAATTACGTATTAAACTAGCCGATGTCTTGTATTTTGAAGGTCTTAAGGATTACATTAAAATATGGTTAAAGGACAATCCAAAACCTATTTTGACACTAATGAGTCTAAAATCATTAGAAGAAGAGCTTCCTGAAACGCAATTTATGCGTGTCCATCGATCGTTTATTGTGTCGCTAAATAATATTGATGTTATTGAGCGTAGTCAAATAATTATTAATAACCAACGTGTCACTGTATCAGAACAATACAAGTCAAAATTCTTGGAGTTTATCAATAATAACTCTTTGTAG
- a CDS encoding DUF6515 family protein — MKVFIKAFVLPSLFIMAVASQGSAQTKRTNATKKVETTRTVSTTTRTSTNNNRISSKKVVYKKPTKKVVSVRTVPNRTVITHKGQNYYYGNNKFYTQSRGRYIVIAPKVGFRIKSLPTNYKRVRFNTHNYYNVSGTFYLYINNEYEVVDPEIGTVVYELPDDYEKVTIDGQTYYEYANILYEKVQVDGTRAYEVVGIIDVE, encoded by the coding sequence ATGAAAGTATTTATAAAAGCATTTGTTTTGCCGTCTTTATTTATCATGGCAGTTGCATCTCAAGGTTCTGCACAAACAAAAAGAACTAATGCAACAAAGAAAGTTGAAACGACAAGAACGGTTTCTACAACAACTAGAACTTCAACAAACAATAATAGAATATCTAGTAAAAAAGTAGTTTACAAAAAACCGACAAAAAAAGTAGTCTCTGTTAGAACAGTTCCTAATAGAACGGTTATTACTCATAAAGGACAGAATTACTATTACGGAAATAATAAGTTTTATACACAGTCTCGAGGACGTTATATTGTAATTGCACCAAAAGTAGGATTTAGAATAAAATCACTACCAACAAATTATAAACGCGTACGTTTTAATACACATAATTATTATAATGTTAGCGGTACGTTTTATCTATACATTAATAATGAATATGAAGTTGTGGATCCAGAAATCGGAACGGTCGTGTATGAATTGCCAGATGATTATGAAAAAGTAACTATAGATGGACAAACATACTATGAGTATGCCAATATATTATATGAAAAAGTACAAGTAGATGGTACAAGAGCTTATGAAGTGGTTGGTATCATTGATGTTGAATAA
- a CDS encoding YybH family protein encodes MKSKLTITLFIILGIVITGCKELEVKETKVEIEKVEIDLINDEFPEAEKEIKETWEGIVQSLKDGDMDKLIDFHAYSPKFTEFKNGEPRNGSKENEDFERTTFSAVTEVVKFDANDMHIAVYGDVANVTMHTDFQLMFGEKLVVVNDQLSLLFVKTTNGWKIVGEHHSPLILK; translated from the coding sequence ATGAAATCAAAATTAACAATCACATTGTTTATTATTCTTGGAATTGTAATTACAGGATGTAAAGAACTAGAGGTTAAAGAAACCAAAGTTGAAATCGAAAAAGTAGAAATTGATTTAATTAACGACGAGTTTCCTGAAGCAGAAAAAGAAATTAAGGAAACTTGGGAGGGTATCGTTCAAAGTCTAAAAGATGGTGATATGGATAAGCTAATTGATTTTCATGCTTACAGTCCAAAGTTTACTGAGTTTAAGAATGGTGAGCCTCGTAATGGTAGTAAAGAAAATGAAGACTTTGAACGCACTACGTTTAGTGCTGTCACGGAAGTGGTGAAATTTGATGCTAATGATATGCATATCGCAGTGTATGGGGATGTTGCTAATGTGACCATGCATACTGATTTTCAGCTTATGTTCGGAGAAAAATTGGTAGTTGTTAATGATCAATTATCTCTATTGTTTGTGAAGACGACTAATGGATGGAAAATTGTAGGAGAACATCATTCGCCTTTGATTTTGAAATAG
- a CDS encoding LytTR family DNA-binding domain-containing protein, whose amino-acid sequence MIAFNKTIAYTKTWKHTLWIALLVGAILPLLLITLEPFDTSNSFSYKHLRLAGYAICIVLPILVVHPFENYVYKRQVNRWFVLSEFLYILVTLFLIFVCCFFYHFYVVSGASTLNTSYIWGFIGTFGLPFTPIIVPLWLYLRSKYGVIEVPLQDKKNVIVEKSITIQGESKSETLTILESDFIYAQSQQNYVEVFYLTKDGVQQKMFRSTLSNIIKQLPNAWQVHRSYLVNLDYLTAVEGNARKRFMKISHIEDSIPISQKYYAALFKRLSNSSQDLQD is encoded by the coding sequence ATGATAGCATTTAATAAAACCATTGCTTACACTAAAACATGGAAACACACCTTGTGGATCGCTTTATTAGTTGGTGCAATTCTCCCATTATTACTTATTACTTTAGAGCCTTTTGATACCAGTAATAGTTTTTCTTATAAACACTTAAGGTTAGCAGGTTATGCGATTTGTATTGTACTGCCTATTCTCGTAGTTCACCCATTTGAAAATTATGTATATAAGCGGCAAGTGAATCGTTGGTTTGTGCTAAGTGAATTCCTTTATATACTCGTTACACTATTCTTAATATTTGTATGTTGTTTTTTCTATCACTTTTATGTGGTTAGTGGAGCTTCTACTTTAAACACATCTTATATCTGGGGTTTTATTGGAACGTTCGGATTGCCGTTTACACCAATCATTGTGCCTTTGTGGTTGTATCTGCGTTCAAAGTATGGCGTAATTGAAGTGCCACTTCAAGATAAAAAGAATGTCATAGTAGAAAAAAGCATAACGATTCAAGGCGAAAGTAAATCTGAAACCCTCACTATTTTAGAGTCGGATTTTATCTATGCGCAATCCCAGCAAAATTATGTTGAAGTCTTTTATCTCACAAAAGATGGGGTGCAACAAAAAATGTTTAGAAGTACACTTTCTAACATTATAAAACAATTACCAAATGCATGGCAAGTTCACCGTTCGTATTTAGTGAATTTAGATTATTTAACGGCTGTAGAAGGAAATGCTAGAAAGCGTTTCATGAAAATTTCTCATATCGAAGATAGCATTCCAATTTCCCAGAAGTACTATGCGGCCTTGTTTAAGCGGCTTTCAAATTCGTCCCAAGACCTTCAAGATTAG
- a CDS encoding transglutaminase-like domain-containing protein → MNSMFRVSVLILLMCMYSLGFTQDIHIKSKSEHIQILKDSSFTNQITIHFPYSDEPRLYPIFYDTELEKVSDIQLFEIKGRRLKKITLKKIKEEQVNLDYITSQKVKSVFIPAETEVQLIYKVSCRELMYFSSLPLFSYNQIDTLNYEIDVPNEFVLSHNTIHKDLITSHSIDSIHSEHGYQWKVKVSPMKVEPDPLQFFGIYKNMKVPLMRVLVMPKSYENQSTKYMNDWYFKNVLPQKGLNTAVRQKLDELTYNVSDSLEVVSIIYDYVRTNFKYVAIEIGMGAFIPTHSNTVFSNKEGDCKDLSNFLSEALRYKGIHCDLALAATFDHISDCDFPSLSSANHVICVAYINDEKLLLDPTDPIHVQGTPVQSLQDRTILIVNAEGGDFYKVERFKPEENKIKYQLNLKINPTNDLIEGTVQIDYTGVSGNYLRRIQDYEDQKDFATFSNTFFEEILGNQKLSNLVISDVPKELDFKSDISINGKTFSDGMNRYLFIDFLPRLIDSESRETLIEGTYLNNTFNKIVTAKIKLNEAIDLFEPIAYNYEEEGMLLRLTISAISNLEIECYYDFSLNHIFVEEENVDPINKILNSFKTIINEPIVLKKLKD, encoded by the coding sequence ATGAATTCTATGTTTAGGGTATCTGTATTAATTCTTTTAATGTGTATGTATTCCCTTGGTTTTACTCAAGATATTCATATAAAATCGAAGTCAGAACACATTCAGATTCTTAAAGATTCATCTTTTACAAATCAGATTACGATTCATTTTCCATATAGCGATGAACCACGGTTGTATCCAATTTTCTACGATACAGAGTTAGAAAAAGTTTCAGATATTCAGCTTTTTGAAATCAAAGGAAGGCGCTTAAAAAAAATAACTTTAAAAAAGATTAAAGAAGAGCAAGTTAATTTAGATTATATAACGAGTCAAAAGGTGAAATCTGTTTTTATTCCAGCAGAAACAGAAGTACAGTTAATTTATAAGGTATCCTGCAGGGAACTTATGTATTTTTCTAGTTTGCCGTTGTTTTCATATAATCAGATTGACACCTTAAATTATGAGATAGATGTTCCTAATGAGTTTGTGCTAAGCCATAATACTATTCATAAAGACCTAATAACATCTCATTCTATAGATTCTATTCATTCTGAGCATGGTTATCAATGGAAAGTCAAGGTGTCACCTATGAAAGTGGAGCCAGACCCTTTGCAGTTTTTTGGGATTTATAAAAATATGAAAGTACCATTAATGCGGGTTTTAGTTATGCCAAAATCATACGAAAACCAGTCTACTAAATATATGAACGATTGGTATTTTAAAAATGTTCTACCACAAAAAGGTTTAAATACAGCGGTGAGACAAAAATTAGATGAATTAACCTATAATGTTTCAGATTCGTTAGAAGTGGTTAGTATCATTTACGATTACGTGAGGACTAATTTTAAATATGTAGCTATAGAAATAGGGATGGGAGCATTTATTCCGACGCATAGCAATACTGTTTTTTCTAACAAAGAAGGTGATTGTAAGGATCTTTCAAACTTTTTATCAGAAGCATTACGTTATAAAGGTATTCATTGCGATTTGGCTTTGGCTGCAACTTTTGATCATATTAGTGATTGTGACTTTCCTTCGCTAAGCTCTGCTAATCATGTGATTTGTGTAGCGTATATTAATGATGAAAAACTATTGTTAGATCCCACAGACCCTATTCATGTGCAAGGTACACCAGTACAAAGCTTGCAAGATCGTACCATTTTAATTGTGAATGCAGAGGGTGGTGATTTTTATAAAGTTGAGCGTTTTAAACCAGAAGAGAACAAAATTAAGTACCAGTTAAATTTGAAAATTAATCCTACTAATGATTTAATTGAAGGGACAGTTCAAATAGATTATACAGGTGTTTCAGGAAATTATTTAAGACGTATTCAAGATTATGAAGATCAAAAGGATTTTGCTACATTTAGTAATACGTTTTTTGAAGAGATTTTAGGAAATCAAAAACTATCTAATTTGGTTATCTCAGATGTGCCAAAGGAATTAGATTTTAAAAGTGATATTTCTATTAATGGAAAAACGTTTAGCGATGGCATGAATAGGTATTTGTTTATTGATTTTCTGCCAAGACTTATAGATTCAGAAAGTAGAGAAACATTAATAGAGGGAACGTATTTAAATAATACCTTTAATAAAATTGTCACTGCAAAAATAAAATTAAACGAGGCTATAGACTTATTTGAACCTATAGCGTATAATTACGAGGAAGAAGGGATGTTATTGCGACTTACTATTAGTGCTATTTCTAATCTAGAAATTGAGTGTTATTACGATTTTAGCCTTAATCATATTTTTGTGGAAGAGGAAAATGTCGATCCAATTAATAAAATATTGAATTCATTTAAAACAATAATTAATGAACCGATTGTTCTTAAGAAACTTAAAGATTAG